The genome window aaaaaatttctACGTTGATAAATTATTTTCTAAGTTAGTTTTCAAATTTCAGTTAGATAATAAAATTATTCTACCTTTACTAATTATTTGAAATATTGTGAAATTACAAAATGTGTATACAtaatatattattcaatttaAACATTATGAATTTTGAAacactttgtttttttttttcaagcGGAGATAAGAACATTCCAGGTGGTTGTAGTTGAAAATAGGCACATCgtttgaaaataatatttaaagtTAAAGAAACTTTATAAAAAAAGCTACGGGTAATATATCTTTTATTTCAATAAGATTCATGTGCTTTATGTGATTGCATCCAAATAGTGAGTGGTTTTAGAGacataatattaattaaatttgtaagtccAAACGAGGAAATTGAATCATCAAAAATTCGTGTGAACTTGAAATATgagaaattaaaagttaaaattgGTGATATTTTGTATTCGGCCAATTTTTCAAATGTAAAAAGAGGGAAGGTTTAATATTTTGGATAATATTTATCTATAGTCAAATaagaattaaatattaaatattaaatatttttataggTGTATAATAGTCAAACGATTTAAGAAGGCAAAAATAGAACGGAACAAACGATGTTCTTATAGAGAAATTTGAACGTACAAAATACAAAGActtatataatataaaaataagtgAAGAAAAAAATCATATGCCATGTAACTACTTGCATATATTAATATTTTGCGAACATAAATTAAAATACAAAACTTATTAATGACCTTTAAATTGGACAAAACGTATAAACAGGCAGACAAAAAGACACTGCAAAagaaaatctcgcatcatataaTACAGTTATTGGGCCCGTGCCAACCTTCACTAGTTTCATTAATAATGCGCgttaaaacaaaaattaaatacaACCAATCAATTATATTGTTTTTTTTGTTGCAACAATAATTATTCATCTGATtcattttatatgatattttattCTTTACTCTATAAATAAAGCGTTTCGACTCAATCTTGACAAGTTTGTATCATTTAGATTCTTGGGACCTAACGAGCAAAAATAGCCTATACCATAGGAGATATTCATATCCTATCGATTTCTAGGGATTGCGTTGCTCGGATTTAATGTGTTCTAAAAATAATTGcactatatattttaaaaaattaacttttaaatttccagCTTTACCTTAATTGCATATTTTAATAATTACACGAATGTCAGACTTAATTTCAAGAGCACAAATTCTAATTTTAATTGCATATTTTAATAATTACACGAATGTCAGACATTTCAAGAGcacaaattctaattttttgttcttttctaaTTTATTTTGGACAAATGAGAAAATGAATGTACAAATATCAACATCTTGAACACGTGCCTCGTTTTCTTTGGCATATTTGGCATTTAAATAGATAACGATAGGGACTTTACACTCCACACCTGCAATACCACAGATATCTTCCCACGCCCACTAAAAAAAGTTCATCAAACTATGCGGGCGTTtgaacataagaattgtaaaattttaaaatatggggaattttttttaaagtaaaaatattatttaaaatttagagttgtgtttggacatgaatataattttgggttgattttaaagttttgtgagtgatttaagtgaaaattttgaaaaataactttttggagttttttaaattttcgaatattttaaaaatacatattcaagtaaaaattgaaaattttatgaacaaacgttgATTTCGGGAAAAAGTAAAATTTTCTATTTCTCTTTCCTTGTCCAACTTTATATAGATTTAAGTGAAATAATCAGATCTGCCACGCCTTTTAAAAGTAAGTAAATTTAAAATCTAATTTTCccgataaaaaaaaaaaacagaagcatcatatattttgttaaaataatGGACCATCGTCGCCTTAAAAACACGTATTTTCAATTAATAAAAGTGCATGAGAGGAAAAACGAACCCAATTTGTTATGCATTGTGTAGCAAATAGATAAAGAAATAAACACAACCAAGCAGAGGCGGTTGTAGCGTACTAgctacgggttcaactgaacctatAACTTTCGATGCGGAGTAAATAtttgtatgtaaaaattcattaaaattgtaaaaatagtagatatgaacccataactttaaaaatataattggttcaatgttaaaaattttaaaattgaaccatatgatttaaattctggatccgcctctgcaaCCAAGGAGTATGATAGAATGACTAATAATCTCTATCATTAACTAAAGCTTTCGATTTTATAATTTTGAGCCATGAAAATAAAGAATATCTCGAGAGAGAACTCATTGATATGCTTGTGAATTAGATTACTGTTTTTAATGGCAAAGGAAGTTATAATATGTCTTTATTTGAGCACTTAATTCATTGTTCGTTGATGGAGTATCAAATTAGGTAAAATAAATCGCATTagtaataaatattttaaagGAACATTTTTGAGATATTATATTCAGATTCTGTGCATCATTATTCAAAGTACAAGTAGAAATTTTAGTAAACACTAaatgggcgtttggacataagaaatgtaaaatttcaaaatagggGGAAAAATTTTTTCAAGTgtaaatggtatttgaaatttagaatgtgtttagatatgaatataatttttggttgtttttgaagttttgtgagtgatttgagtgaaaattttgaaaaacagcttcttagagtttttcaaattttcaaaaatttccaaaatgcatattcaagtgaaaattaaaaaatttatgaacaaacgctaatttcggaaaaaagtaaaaaaaaaatggaaaaaagaaaaaatttcttatgtccaaacgggctctaagtgggcgtttggacataagaattgtaaaatttcaaaaaaaagtgaaaaaaaaattcaaatgaaaatagtatttgaaaattaaagttgtgtttggacgTGAATaaaattttgggttatttttgaagttttgtgaatgatctgagtgaaaattttgaaaaataactttttgaaaatttttaaattttcgaaaatttgcaAAATGcatattcaagtgaaaattagaaattttatgaacaaacgctaatttcgaaaaaaagtaaaaaaaaattggaaaaaaggaaaaattttcttatgtccaaacgggctctaagtgggtgtttggacataagaattgtaaaatttcaaaaaaagtgaaattttcatttgaaaattaaagttgtgtttggacgTGAATAAAAATTTGGgttgttttttaaattttgtgaatgatctgagtgaaaaatttgaaaaacaattttttggagtttttcaaattttcgaaaaatttcaagtgaaaattggaaattttatggcTAAACAttaatttcgaaaaaaagtaaaaaaattcttatgtccaaacgggctctatatAACAGTAACATTTAACCTGTCTACGTATTATTCTTTTCTTGATTATCGAAACCTAAATAACTGGAGGAATAGTCAATCAATTTATTCATCAAGAGCAAAGCGATGGTATTAAAAATACTATAAAAAGATTGGGGAAAAGAACTCGATGAACTTAGGATGTACTgaaagacccccccccccccccccggacaCATCTTATTTTGTTAAATTTTAAAATCGTATTTTATCCCTTTCGAAATGAAGTATTTCAtagttttagaaagaaaaatagGCTATGGAGTAAATCATTAAAAATAAGAGCATATGGTGTAAATTTATAAAATAGTGCACAAGTTAAGGGCACAAAATGCAAAAAACTATTTAGCTTGTGTACTTAGTATTTATTTCTTGCCTATCTAAAACCTAAATAATTGGAGCATTGCTCAATCAATCCATTCACGACGGACAAGAAGGACGTGCAATTTTCAAAAAGAGATTATAATGTGATGGAATTTCGATATATAAATAATTCACAAATCGCAACCAAcaaatttaataagggaaaatggtaaaaagaaataCTCTTCTATTATATGAAATCTCTTAATTTGACTATCCACTATATTTTAAGGCTATTCATTTATTATCAAATTATTTCATATTTACCCTTGATCTAGAGAAGTTCCAACTTAAAGTAAAATTTAAACTATAGTTATACAGGTAAATTTTGGACTTTTCCCTAAGTATTTTGATTTGTAAAATCCATCCAATCCAAGTTGAAGCTCGGTTCGGGCAATGCAAAATATGAAAAGATTCACCAAACAATAAAGATATGATATATTTCATACAATAAATGGGTTAGTTTGTGTCTTTTTCCATTTAATAATTACGAAACAAAAAAATGTCACAAAGATTGAAGGAAACATCTATGAAACATGGATCAGGTAACTTTGTCAATTTGAatgatcaatcttgaaaaacatACAATAACTAAAAGTGAATTTTATTTAATCATCACTTTGTTAAACGCCAAAATTTCCTTGTGAACAATTGATGCGAATGATTCATTGATATTAACATTACGCGTGGCTAAACAAATCACGTGATTCCATttgaaaatataatttatttattttttgaaaaagacaacatacaatattcaaaataaaataaaaccattCGTAACAACAAAAGATTAGTGATAGGAAATATAtgactatttaaattaattaaattatgaatttttgacaAGGGAAACAGTGGGCATAGCACTAGGCGTCGCAGCAATAGTAGTGATAGCGAAAGATTATGTAAATCTATTTGATTGAAtacggagtttaaaaaaaaacaaaatttttTAAAGTTTGTTGTTTTAAACAAGTCATAACATTTGActataattcttttaaaatttATGTCAAACATGTCTGACTATTTGTCTGGTTATAAGAACTTTtcattaaagaaagaatttgaagttcaagttaaattatttctaaatttaaaaatagaTCATTCCTTTTTAAACAAACTAAAAAATAAAGTAAACGAAGTAAGTAATGATCCATGTATAATAAGTAAGGCTAAGAAAATTACTGAAAGGGGAATCACATATCTGAGAATAGATGTTTAGAAACAAACTCTTAAAGTGTCTAAGCATACGTTAGAAAAAAGAAAAGTATTTAAAATTAAAGTTGCAAAATCATATTTATAAGTTTTATGCACTTTTTTTTTTGACAAAAGGTAATTTGTTGAAAAAGAGTGTTTGTATCaaagttttgatttttttgttgtagcaaaaaataactttttttaaAGTAAAGTTGTAGACGTATTTTTTCTTAATTTCACACGCAATGTATAGTTCTAGCATTGGAAATCCGATTAGGGTTTGCATCGCGTAAGGCCCATCAACTATGAAAGAACTCGAATCCGAAACTTCTAGTTAAGGACAGAGGAGTATTAAACAAGAGCTATTTATCATTCAAAATTCCTTTTTCATTTATAAAATAGCCTATGAATTTCCAGAAAAGATCACAACTATCAAAAACACATTTTCAACTTTTAcagacaaacaacaacaacaatagacctagtgtaatctcacaagtggtATTTGGGGAGGACAgtatatacgcagaccttaccactATCTTCAAGAAGGCAGAAAAGGCTATTTCCGGAAGACCCTCGACttagcaaaaataaaaaaaaggtagCAACAAGCACACCAATTAGAGAATCGAAGCAAAActacaaaaatacaaaactaaaatTGAGTATTGTAATCAGAAGGCCGTACCGAAAGCAACGacaagtaaacacataagtaaaggAATAcgaaaatacataaataaacgCTATCTTATGTACTAAAACTAATGTTACAGATAAGGACAACACTAGGCGATCTATCCTAACCCTTTACCTTTATTCTCAACCTTCGCACCTTCCTATCCATGGTCATATCCTTAGTGAGTTGGAGCAACGCCATATCttgtctaatcacctctccccccCGATACTTCTTCGACTTACCTGTACCTCTCCTTAGGCCCTccaaggccaacctctcacacctgcTCAGCGGTGCATCTGTACCTCCCCTCTTCACATGCCCGGACCATCTAAGTCTTGcctcccgcatcttatcctccacaggggccacacccaccttgccCGAATAGCTTCATTTCTAATTCTATGTAGCCTGGTATACATGGGCGAATGTAGTATATTACtaccgggttcaattgaacccataacttttgatACTAAGtaaaaatttatgtgtaaaaatttattaaaattgcaaaaataatagatatgaacctATAACTTTAAAAGTTGCactcataaaatttaaattctggatccgcctctacTGGTATatccgcacatccatctcaatataCACATTTCAGACATCTTTCACAAACATCTTTTTCTAAATAAACTTTCACAGACAtctttttctaaataaatttAGAAAGAACTTTTTCCTAATGTTGTTTAAAACAGCCTCATGATCagcttttaaaaaaaattacttcATAAACTTTTAAGTCCTCGACTTTATTTTCTATACTTTTCATTCCCATTTCAGTAGTTTAATCGAAAACAACAGAACTCATCGCACAAGGGAATAGTCCGATAATGTGCTCTTCTGCCCCCtccacctcccccccccccccgggacCCCGATTCTCTATCTTATTCCACTCAACTCACTTTCGCACTATAAATACTCCTCTCCAGCTTCCCTCTTCTCTTCCAAAAGAAAACACACTTTTCCCAGTCTCTACTATTTAGTAGGGTTTTCTCAGTTTCAAAATAACAGTTATAGTACAAAGTTACCAAGACAAAACAAATTCTCGAAGTTTcgagaagaaaaaatggatgcaTATACAGTTCATCTAGCGATGGCGGCACTAGTCGGAGCATCACTTGTGGCGGTATCGGCGTATTATATGCACCGTAAAACCCTAAATCAGTTATTAGAGTTTGCGAAAACGATAGATAGGGATAGAGACCGGGATGACGTGGCTACGACGGAGGGCGTCGACGATGAAGAGGCAGAGAAGCATTTGAGGAAGTACGGCGGTGTTGCTGCGGAGAAGCGGCGGAATCATAGCCGGAGGAAAGGGAGTAATGGATATTACCGCCGTGCTTCAGCTTCGTTCCCCGACGTGACTACGGTGACTTCCGGCGAGGTTGAGGAAAAGAGGAATGGTCCTGTACACGTGGATTCTATTCCGGCCGGTTTGCCTAGGCTTCACACGCTTCCTGAAGGTATGTGATAGGATTAAAGTTATATCCACTGACAGTGTAATCAACTTTTTTCACTAGCAATGTAATTTAACATGTTTTAACAGGTTACTTACCATTTGTTAAATATTACTATTAATCAGTGCTATTAAAGTGAGTTACCTGCAATTACCTTTTGAGTGACCTAGTAGTGAAAATTTACACAGTCAGTGCACATAACATAAAGATTAAAATTATATGCTTTACACTATCTCTATTCAGTCAATGCTTTTAAAGTGGATTGCCTGCAATTATCTTTTAAACAACCTGATAGGTGTAAATATTTATTACACCGTCAGTGCAGAAACTTGATAAAGATAAAACTTATACTTATTTAATGTATTGAATATATGTTTGCTATGGTATTTCCAGACCAGTGTAGTAACTTGCTTTTTGTCTTTAGAAATTGATCATTTTGAATTATGATACTGTGGAGAAAAAATATCAGTTACCGAATATTCAAATGAGAAAAGAATTACTTACATGTAAAcaattaattcttataaaagGCTTTGGCTTGATTTGAAGACGTACATGCTTGAAACAGATGAGtcattgtagttgtatataataATAAGTGCCAATTAGCCTCGTATAAAGTTGGTGAGTTTTAAATAACGGGTGGAATTAACAAGTTGGTGTCTTCATTAGGTCCTGATGTTTGGTGCTGGATATTTAGATACATGCTTTTAAAAGGTTAATGCATCTTTTAGTTTCCTTTCCAATTGCCGAGATATTTCATCTTTAAATTAAATCTGGACCCACTATTTCAGTTGGATAGAAATGATGGTGCATTATTAGGTCAGGGATAAAGAAAGGAATCTTTTTTGTTCTGATTTCTGTTTTAACAATATATAATAGAGTGGGAGGGATGTAGAGAATAGAGATATAGATGACCTTACTAATTTGGCATTAAAGCATAGTTGATTGAGAATTGTAGTTTCTACTCACATTTTAGCGCCAAGAAGGCGCTGATTATGTATATAGTTGTATAAAGATGGTATCTCCTATTGACAAGAGAGGTTAGATCAAGCAGAGAGCTCCCTCCACCTCTTAACCTCGAAGTTGGGGGCTTCGAGTCGCTAAAGGGACAAAGTGGGGAACACGATTGACTCTCGGGAAGGAGGGTTTGGTGGAGTAGATCTAGTTTACCAGTAAAGAAATTACCGTGTAGGGAAGtaacaagaaaaaaagaaaaaaattactgTGTAGggaagaaacaagaaaaaaaGGAAACTATCTCTGTCATGTGCAACATTTAGTTTATCCTAAAAATTGAAGCTATGATACAAACATATTTTTAGACTATGCAAAGATCTCATTCATCCTTCAAAGTATAAATGGTTCCTTTCTCTTCATAAGAGCAGCATAATGCATACATGGAATGCCATTCCAAGTTTTCCTGTTGTATGAATTCTGCTGCCCTTCCAGTCGCAAAAAAGATTTCCTCAAGGCATTATGCATTACCTACTTGGGTTCAAAGAGTTTCAAGCATACTCCACAACTCTGTTGCTACAGGCCAATGCAGAAATAAATGGTTGACTTCTTACAGGCTTTCTTTTTCACgcctgattttgaatctccttctCAACAAATTATCTTGGATAAGATAGGCTTCATGTAACAATCCACCCAAAACATGCAATTCTTTGGGGAGCCTTGATTTTCCTTAGCATTTCTGATGGCCAAACATTCCTGTTGTTGCTGGACCAAGTGTATGCAGATTTACCATGCAGAACCCTGTGCTATCCTATGTCCATCTCAGTCACCCATTTCTTTTCCTCTGGTTTACTCGATAAGCAATATTATCATAATTTTTTGGGAACTTCTTTCCTAAGTTTTAGACAAAAAGGAGCTGTACATCTAAGCATGTCCTGCGCATTGTGCAAAGTTTTCTCAATATACTAGGTGTTCAGATGTGAGTGATAGGAATTGACTCTATTATTAAGATTTTTAATGACATCTATCATATCAAAGTAGTGGCATGTAAGATCGATGAACTGGAAACCAAGGTGTAGCATGCAGTCAATGAAGGCGGAATGGTTCATGGGAGATCATGGTTCAAATCCCAGCCTAGACAAAAAAAAGTTTggtgatttcttcccatatgTCCAAGCGTTGTTGGACAGAGTTGCCCCATACTTACGTTGCTGGAAGATAACAGGTACCCGGTGCATTAGTCAAGGTGTTCGGAAATTGGCCTGTACACCATGAAAAATGTAGCCTTGCATGCACTTATCAAAAACCAATAAAAGAGAAAAACACATAAAGTTTTTAAAATGCACTCCTTTTTGATTTAGCTGAACAATCCTTTCATGATCCGGCTATAACCTGAAGACATTTTTGATCACATTAATTACTTGATCTTCAAACATCTTTTTATCTTACTTCTCTATCTAGTTGCCTTTCAACATGCTATGAGCTCTCAAAGTTAGAATGCAATTTTTTCCCCCGAGCTGAAGCATCACGTATCTTTGGTAAAGAAGAGATCGAAAAGCAAAACAAGTTGCTTGTGACAATTGCTGTGGGGTATAGAATGGCAAGGAATTATCTTTTTTTATAACAAAAGATTTTCAGTAGCACCATCTTATGGTCAAGTGAAATGTTAATAACTTAACTTTTTATTCAAGTGGAATAGTAGTGTACATGGCTATACATATGGTTTCAGTACAACCTATGTACTGATCTTTTAATATACACAATATGTTACCATCTCAAAAAAAAAGTTTTACGTGGCTATACTTGCAGATATATGGATAATGCTCATGTAGATTGTGTTGTCCTTAGTTTTTCCATTACCCAGTACTTTGAACACCTTGACTATGGTAGTGCTAATCGTGTTTTGCCATGTGCTGACTCCATGATATTACTTCCTAGGTTTTTGATGTGGAAgtaaacacaacaaatgaggtcATTGATCATCCCAGATCCGAATTTGATCAGGCATCATTTAAGTAATTTATATTCTGCCTTATAAGAGCTGTGCCCTAACTCTCATACAGTCATGACCTTGTTTGACAGTATTTGAGACAGTATTCAAGTGGAATCTGAGAAGGGAGAATTTGTCTTGACTGTGCTCTGGTTATGATCAAACTGTGTGCATTATTGCGTTTCATAGAGTAGCTGGCTGTAGTAAAATTGTTTTCTTTGTCAACTTTTGCCATGAAAGAACTCGTTCCACTATAAGTGCATGTTTTTGTATCTGATTCTTTCATATGCTTTGATTCCAGAAGTTTACAAAATGTTGCTTATTTGTCTCTCTTCTTTGATTAGAACTGATTTCTATGTTTACCATGAAGGGTGacgttcactttttatttttaaagggaAATCGAGATCTGCACATTCTCTGAGACCTACTTCTCCCAAGTCTCCAGTTGCAAGTGCCAGTGCATTTGAAAGTATAGAAGGATCAGATGAGGAAGACAATATGACTGACAATGCTAAACTTGACACTTCGTATCTGCACACCAATGGGAATGTGGTACTGGAATATTCAAACCTCTAATTCCTCCATTTTCCTGAGCTCCCATgccactcccccccccccccccacacacacacaaaaaaaagggaagaagaaaaaggaaagaggAAAAACGCCATCTTACATTGTGCTTTTTGAAGCGAGTATATTACTTATCTTTGAAAAATATACCTTAAGGGTCATAATGACTGCTAGGACACTTTCACTATCTTCTTCATGAACATAACATTATTCTGATAACTTCTGTAGAATCTTCTAACTATTTGCTAAATTGTTAAACAGTGCCCAGATGTCAATGGGGATCAAATGGCGATGGCTGCACCAAGTATGATTCGCACACACAGTGTATCTGGTGACCTGCACGGTGTTCAACCTGATCCAATAGCTGCAGATATTCTAAGGAAAGAGCCGGAGCAAGAAACATTTGTGCGACTGAAGATATCCCCTGGTGGTAATGCCCTTTTTGTATTCCAGTCCTTGTCATGCTACTGACTGTTCTTAAACCACTATGTTTATTTAAATCTTGGAGACGAGGAAATAGAATTTTGGTATTCAGAGAAAGCAAAATAGCACTGAGCTAAAGCCTAAATTTTGCATTTGCTTGTTTTAGAGTCTTGCTGCTGTGCATCATTTCAACTTGTCATCTGTATTATAAAGCATGTTACAGTTAGTTTATTACTCAGGAGCATCTTTCAAaggaagttttttttttttttaaatttctcttCTCTCTCCATTTACTTTGAAATTGAAGTATCAATTAGAGAGGTAAAGAGATTAGTTCGGTGCAAACGTGTGCCTAGATTCTGCCTATACCAGGTGAAACAATGCTCATAACTGAACGTGGGAAAAACAAAAATAGAGGGAACTAACTTTTGTTGCCCATGCGACACTTTCCTATAAAAATATAAACAACTTCCATATCAAGCATCATAGTACATATATCGAAGGGCAAGATTAACATTCTTTGACTAATATCTTGTCTCCTCCATTCTATAGTGGCTGATCTAAATTGGCTATTTATTCCCTTCTTGGTTCTCTAAATATACCTTGCACGACCCAATGAAACTGGGATATCATGATGTTCATCTGCATTGTTgttacattttttttcttttttattggaTAAGCTATGTTGACCCTCTGTATAATTGGTTATGAGCTACAAATTAGTGCACAATGTGCTGCCTGAAACTTAATGCACTGGTTTGCCAATTTGGAGTGTTTATGCAGGTATGAGGAGTATCATCTCGCTATGTTTCTTGCTGGAAATATAATCTCTTTGAATCATGCTTCAAATCTTGTATCTTGTTACCCAGGACGTAGAACACCACacacccccccccccaccccccacaacccccccccccccccaaaaaaaaaattagaaaaaaagaaaaaaaaagggaaggTATACTTCATATATTCTAGCTTTTTCTGATCAGTGAAAAAGTAGTGATTGCTCTTGGATCTGTTAAGGTTCCTGCATCCCTTAAATTTTTGTTCATACTATTTCTAGAGACACCGTCTGCCGATGAAGCGGAGGTCTACCGGAACATACAAGCATGTCTTGAAATGAGACAAAGTTACGTATTCAGGGAGTCTGTTGCTCCTTGGGTGAAGGAAGTAATTTCTGATCCAAGCACCCCGAAGCCAAATCCAAATCCATTTGAATTCACTGCAGAAGGAAAATCTGATGTAAGCACAGCCATCTATTTTAATGCTAGAGTTTTGTGGTACATGTGTGCTActgattttatattttttggaaCAAATTTTACGCGTTCTACTACTCACAACTTTTCTGTTAATTAACTTCTTGATTACTTCTGCAGCATTATTTTCAGATGGAAGATGGAGTTGTTCATGTATATGCAAATAAAGATTGTAAGCTTAGAAGCTCTTGCCTGcttcatgttttttttttcttcttttttttacctttttaagtTCTGAAGGCCTATCTAACTCCTGTTTATTTACTCTTAATGTCTGCCACCCCATTTTCTCCCTCCCCCTTTGCACTTGGACCAGCGAAAGAGAAGCTTTTTCCTGTTGCTGATGCTACGACCTTTTTCACCGACTTTCATCACATCCTTAAAGTAATAGCAGCTGGGAACATCAGAACTTTATGTCACCATCGCCTAGTGCTTCTGGAACAAGTATAAACCTCTATGCTCGCATTTCTTTCAGATTATATGATATGGTAATTTTGTTATGACGCTTATTTTTTATCCAGAAATTCAATCTTCATTTGATGCTTAATGCGGATCGAGAGTTCCTTGCTCAGAAAAGTGCACCTCATCGTGACTTCTACAATGTGAGGAAGGTTGATACACATGTTCATCACTCAGCATGCATGAATCAGAAACATTTGTTAAGATTTATTAAGTCAAAGTTGAGGAAGGAGCCAGATGAGGTAGTTTTCTGTTTGTATTTCTTTGCTGATGTGTGTTTCAGTTCTCCGATTCGTTGGACAGCTAAAGCGTTTTCTTTTCTTCAGGTCGTGATATTTCGCGATGGAACATATATGACCTTAAAGGAAGTCTTTGAGAGCTTGGATTTGACCGGGTAAGGAATAAGTTTCTAGGAGTGGTGCTTGAAAGAGCATGTGAGATGACCTAGCTATTAACATTATTTCTGATGTCA of Nicotiana tomentosiformis chromosome 7, ASM39032v3, whole genome shotgun sequence contains these proteins:
- the LOC104108848 gene encoding AMP deaminase, with protein sequence MDAYTVHLAMAALVGASLVAVSAYYMHRKTLNQLLEFAKTIDRDRDRDDVATTEGVDDEEAEKHLRKYGGVAAEKRRNHSRRKGSNGYYRRASASFPDVTTVTSGEVEEKRNGPVHVDSIPAGLPRLHTLPEGKSRSAHSLRPTSPKSPVASASAFESIEGSDEEDNMTDNAKLDTSYLHTNGNVCPDVNGDQMAMAAPSMIRTHSVSGDLHGVQPDPIAADILRKEPEQETFVRLKISPGETPSADEAEVYRNIQACLEMRQSYVFRESVAPWVKEVISDPSTPKPNPNPFEFTAEGKSDHYFQMEDGVVHVYANKDSKEKLFPVADATTFFTDFHHILKVIAAGNIRTLCHHRLVLLEQKFNLHLMLNADREFLAQKSAPHRDFYNVRKVDTHVHHSACMNQKHLLRFIKSKLRKEPDEVVIFRDGTYMTLKEVFESLDLTGYDLNVDLLDVHADKSTFHRFDKFNLKYNPCGQSRLREIFLKQDNLIQGRFLAELTKQVFCDLAASKYQMAEYRISIYGRKMSEWDQLASWIVNNELYSENVVWLIQLPRLYNIYKEMGIVTSFQNILDNIFLPLFEVTVDPDSHPHLHIFLKQVVGLDLVDDESKPERRPTKHMPTPAQWTNVFNPAYSYYVYYCYANLYTLNKLRESKGMTTIKFRPHSGEAGDIDHLAATFLTAHNIAHGINLRKSPVLQYLYYLAQIGLAMSPLSNNSLFLDYHRNPFPMFFLRGLNVSLSTDDPLQIHLTKEALVEEYSIAASVWKLSACDLCEIARNSVYQSGFSHALKSHWIGKEYYIRGPDGNDIHRTNVPHIRLEFRDMIWREEMQQVYLGKAVFPAFVDP